In Porphyromonas cangingivalis, a genomic segment contains:
- a CDS encoding single-stranded DNA-binding protein codes for MSYNKVILIGNVGKDPEVKYFDRESCVATFSLATNERGYVKPNGEEVPPTTDWHQITTFKYTAMFVEKYVRKGAYLFVEGRIHYRDFTDRQGRSQRTTEIIADKVELLGRDRQHDSTTMETGVTTLSPEDAGDKYKKYTDMIKGKDPDLPF; via the coding sequence ATGTCGTACAACAAAGTCATACTCATAGGCAACGTAGGTAAAGATCCGGAGGTAAAGTACTTCGATCGGGAGAGTTGTGTCGCCACATTTTCTCTCGCCACCAACGAGCGTGGGTATGTCAAGCCCAACGGCGAAGAGGTGCCACCGACGACGGATTGGCATCAGATTACGACATTCAAGTACACGGCGATGTTTGTGGAGAAGTATGTACGAAAGGGAGCATACCTCTTTGTCGAAGGTCGCATACACTACCGTGACTTCACCGACAGGCAGGGGCGTTCGCAGCGCACGACGGAGATCATCGCCGACAAGGTCGAGCTCCTCGGTCGAGACCGACAGCACGACAGCACGACGATGGAGACCGGTGTCACCACGCTCTCTCCTGAGGATGCCGGAGATAAGTACAAGAAGTACACGGACATGATCAAAGGGAAAGACCCCGACCTGCCTTTCTGA
- a CDS encoding RNA-binding domain-containing protein produces the protein MALPINIEDLLNKQRIESNRIEFKRGWNPSKIYRSICAFANDFDNIGGGYILVGVEEEHGRAKRPVLGIPEDNIDKIQQEMVSFNNKIDPYYQPRISVEEVDGKSILAIWVPSGLDRPYKVPDEVKSKNAKYHWYIRYGTNTIEAKGEALDELREMANKVPFDDRGNENISINDLSPILIQEYLKKVRSKLLEEFGHLPLESVLEHLDLFVGPKERRMIKNVAAMMFCEENYHFFPYTQVDIVLFPNGSINNPNNMIEVPRIVGTVPQMIQATLSYLRTNVIKEKIIKVKDKAEAIKFFNYPYQALEEAVVNALYHRDYQVREPVEITIEPHEIRILSFSGPDRSISLEEIQKAQRLRVRRYRNRRLGDYLKELNLSEGRSTGIPTIQNELRRNGSPTAKIETDETRTYFLITIPCHPTFIDDRIDDRIDDRIDDRIDDRIDDILGHNLKSVRQRKVILLLIKFPQISSEQLANRLEVSTATISRDLKALTDKGLISRIGGRKVGQWEVALPSNREEDNMLIPNDDK, from the coding sequence GTGGCACTACCCATCAACATAGAAGATCTGCTCAACAAGCAACGAATAGAAAGCAATCGAATAGAATTTAAGAGAGGTTGGAACCCCTCAAAAATCTATCGGAGCATTTGTGCTTTTGCTAACGACTTCGACAATATCGGAGGAGGTTATATTCTTGTTGGCGTGGAGGAGGAGCATGGAAGAGCCAAACGTCCGGTATTGGGCATTCCAGAAGATAATATAGATAAGATTCAACAAGAGATGGTAAGCTTCAATAATAAGATCGATCCTTACTATCAACCTCGAATTTCGGTGGAAGAAGTCGACGGAAAAAGCATACTCGCTATTTGGGTACCTTCAGGATTGGATCGTCCTTACAAGGTGCCGGACGAAGTCAAATCAAAGAATGCCAAATATCATTGGTATATCCGATATGGAACGAACACCATCGAGGCTAAAGGTGAAGCCTTAGACGAATTGCGAGAAATGGCCAATAAAGTGCCGTTTGATGATCGAGGCAATGAAAACATCTCGATCAACGACCTCTCTCCGATATTGATTCAAGAGTACTTGAAAAAGGTGAGAAGTAAACTGTTAGAAGAGTTTGGTCATCTTCCATTAGAGTCAGTCCTCGAACACCTGGATCTCTTTGTCGGTCCCAAAGAGAGACGAATGATAAAAAATGTCGCTGCAATGATGTTTTGTGAAGAGAATTATCACTTCTTTCCCTATACACAAGTAGATATTGTCCTCTTTCCAAACGGAAGTATAAACAATCCCAACAATATGATAGAAGTTCCTCGTATTGTAGGGACTGTACCACAAATGATACAAGCGACATTGAGTTATCTGAGAACCAATGTCATAAAAGAAAAGATAATCAAGGTCAAAGATAAGGCTGAGGCAATTAAGTTTTTCAACTATCCTTATCAAGCCTTAGAGGAAGCTGTGGTAAATGCTCTCTATCATCGAGATTATCAAGTACGTGAACCTGTAGAAATCACTATAGAGCCACATGAAATCAGGATTCTAAGCTTTTCAGGACCGGATCGCTCCATCAGCCTTGAAGAAATCCAAAAAGCTCAACGTCTCAGAGTACGCAGATACCGCAACAGGCGTTTGGGAGATTACCTAAAGGAGCTAAACTTATCGGAAGGTAGATCTACAGGGATTCCTACCATACAAAATGAGTTGCGCCGTAATGGTTCACCAACTGCAAAAATAGAGACAGATGAGACCAGGACATACTTCTTGATCACAATTCCATGTCATCCTACTTTCATAGATGATAGAATAGATGATAGAATAGATGATAGAATAGATGATAGAATAGATGATAGAATAGATGATATTTTAGGACATAATCTCAAGTCTGTAAGACAAAGAAAGGTCATACTTTTGTTGATAAAGTTCCCCCAAATCTCTTCTGAACAGTTGGCAAATCGTTTGGAAGTCTCTACTGCTACAATCTCACGGGATCTCAAAGCCCTTACCGACAAAGGACTTATCAGCCGAATAGGAGGAAGAAAAGTGGGACAATGGGAAGTAGCCCTACCTTCAAATAGGGAAGAAGATAATATGCTGATTCCAAATGACGATAAATAA
- the ruvA gene encoding Holliday junction branch migration protein RuvA gives MIEYLRGTCVQRTPTSAVIDVHGVGYEVFITLNTYNHLDEGQGEVKLFVHEVIREDTHDLYGFAEEIERRLFRMLITVNSVGASTAQVMLSTFTPTDLAKKIANGDEESLKAIKGIGVKTAQRIIVDLKKKIAKEMAEQLHATPEETLIETSGTDKEVIEEGVKAFVALGYPAAAARKVAVKIAKAYPGVSINDMVRMGLRMF, from the coding sequence ATGATCGAATATTTGAGAGGCACCTGCGTGCAGCGCACTCCGACTTCGGCCGTCATCGATGTCCATGGCGTGGGGTACGAAGTCTTCATCACCCTCAACACCTACAACCACCTCGATGAGGGGCAAGGAGAGGTCAAACTCTTTGTACACGAGGTCATCCGTGAGGATACACACGACCTTTATGGCTTTGCCGAAGAGATCGAACGCCGCCTCTTCCGTATGCTCATCACGGTCAACAGCGTGGGGGCAAGTACAGCACAAGTGATGCTGTCGACGTTCACACCGACGGATCTGGCGAAAAAGATCGCCAACGGTGACGAGGAGTCCCTCAAAGCAATCAAAGGCATCGGGGTGAAGACGGCTCAACGTATCATCGTGGATCTGAAGAAGAAGATAGCCAAGGAGATGGCCGAACAGCTCCATGCGACACCCGAAGAGACCCTTATCGAGACTTCGGGCACGGACAAGGAGGTCATCGAGGAGGGAGTCAAGGCCTTTGTCGCCCTCGGTTATCCTGCCGCAGCAGCACGTAAGGTGGCGGTGAAGATTGCCAAGGCTTATCCCGGAGTGTCCATCAACGATATGGTACGTATGGGCTTGAGGATGTTCTGA